From a single Spongiibacter taiwanensis genomic region:
- a CDS encoding TonB-dependent receptor, translating to MRNGLLGSASAAFCLLPATAMAAKGAASIMMEEVVVTAQKKGIESVQDVPLTIKAFGEAQLEAMNFKNISSLGFSIPNVSLDTNGATVGFQNFAIRGLGLNSGSPSIDPTVGVFVDGVYLGTNAGVLLDNFDLEGVEVLRGPQGVLFGRNVTGGAVLVKTKRPSDELTVDARVALETGPQVTSDFSISGPLGDTGLKGKLAVYYTDDDGWHTNDFDGSDFGAAHQTTVRPALLWDINDDVELLVRYENTRAASDGSIGQNRALFDRDSFDFAINEPGFSELEVQGLTTEMNWNLGFGTITNIAAWRQVENDGLGDIDSTPMTSFHFYQITDQEQFSNELRFTGTFGDVDVTSGLYYFTQSLLYVEERILGGGSVIRGGGGKGDTDVMGIFNSLDWRFSDELTLSAGLRYTTEKKDASIGSIRSGGGSYDSRGFVSDFEDDESWYDLSPRIGFQYYLNDDINFYGAFSRGFRSGGYNFRSTVPGAPPGPFDAEEQDSFELGFKSQFLDGRAQLNGAIFHNTIKDIQREVQVPVEGVGIAQLIKNVGEVEIQGIELDGQISVTDYIVIGGFVGYLDDQYKSLKFDIDGDGEINSKDKALHLPRAAELTYGAHIIVDTPVNDWGMVSTRLSFSHRDKAYHLENNLGYYNPLDMLDLNISILPNDSNFRYAIFARNLLDEVNITNDALLPDIPSFGGDGPDGPRPVPTYSSFNEGRVIGVEVRYQF from the coding sequence GTGCGCAACGGGCTTCTGGGTTCAGCTTCGGCGGCGTTCTGTCTTTTGCCCGCTACCGCCATGGCGGCTAAAGGGGCGGCCAGTATTATGATGGAAGAGGTAGTGGTCACTGCTCAAAAGAAAGGAATTGAGTCAGTGCAGGATGTGCCACTGACCATCAAGGCCTTTGGTGAAGCGCAACTTGAAGCGATGAACTTCAAAAACATTAGCTCCCTTGGGTTTTCTATTCCCAACGTATCCTTGGATACCAATGGCGCGACGGTCGGATTTCAGAACTTTGCCATTCGTGGTCTGGGGCTCAACAGTGGCAGCCCGTCTATCGACCCTACCGTTGGGGTGTTTGTTGATGGTGTTTACCTGGGCACCAACGCCGGGGTTCTGCTGGATAACTTTGATCTGGAAGGGGTGGAAGTGCTTCGTGGGCCACAGGGTGTGCTATTTGGGCGCAACGTGACCGGCGGGGCAGTGTTGGTCAAAACCAAACGACCTTCTGATGAGTTGACCGTTGATGCGAGAGTGGCATTGGAGACGGGGCCGCAAGTAACCTCCGATTTCAGCATTTCCGGCCCGCTCGGTGATACCGGCCTCAAGGGCAAGCTTGCTGTGTACTACACGGATGATGATGGCTGGCACACCAATGATTTTGACGGTTCCGACTTTGGTGCCGCTCACCAGACCACCGTTCGTCCAGCGTTACTGTGGGATATCAATGACGACGTAGAGCTGCTCGTCCGCTATGAAAATACCCGGGCGGCCAGTGACGGGTCGATCGGACAAAACCGCGCATTGTTTGACCGGGACAGCTTCGACTTTGCCATTAACGAGCCCGGCTTCAGCGAGCTTGAAGTGCAAGGCCTGACCACCGAGATGAACTGGAACCTGGGCTTCGGCACGATCACCAACATTGCCGCTTGGCGGCAGGTAGAGAACGATGGGCTGGGCGATATTGACAGTACGCCAATGACCTCATTTCACTTCTACCAGATCACCGATCAAGAGCAGTTCAGTAATGAACTGCGTTTCACCGGCACCTTTGGTGATGTGGACGTGACGAGTGGCTTGTATTACTTCACTCAGTCTCTGCTGTATGTGGAAGAGCGCATCCTGGGTGGCGGCAGCGTTATTCGTGGCGGTGGTGGTAAGGGTGACACTGATGTGATGGGCATCTTCAACTCACTGGATTGGCGTTTTAGTGACGAGTTGACCCTGAGCGCCGGACTTCGCTACACCACCGAGAAAAAGGACGCGAGCATTGGCAGTATTCGCAGCGGCGGTGGCAGCTATGACAGCCGTGGCTTCGTGTCTGATTTTGAAGATGACGAATCCTGGTATGACCTGTCTCCGCGGATTGGTTTTCAGTACTATCTGAACGATGATATTAATTTTTACGGCGCCTTTTCACGGGGTTTCCGCAGCGGCGGATACAACTTCCGCTCCACTGTACCCGGTGCGCCTCCCGGTCCCTTTGATGCGGAAGAGCAGGATTCTTTCGAGCTAGGTTTCAAATCTCAGTTTCTCGATGGCAGAGCTCAGCTCAACGGTGCGATCTTCCACAACACCATCAAGGATATTCAGCGGGAAGTCCAAGTGCCGGTCGAGGGCGTAGGGATTGCTCAGTTGATCAAAAATGTTGGCGAGGTCGAAATTCAGGGGATTGAGCTTGATGGCCAGATATCGGTCACCGACTACATCGTAATTGGCGGCTTCGTCGGCTACCTGGATGACCAGTACAAGTCGCTCAAGTTCGATATCGACGGCGATGGTGAGATCAATAGCAAAGATAAAGCCTTGCACCTGCCTCGCGCTGCTGAGCTGACCTACGGCGCCCATATTATTGTGGATACGCCGGTGAATGATTGGGGTATGGTGTCAACGCGTTTGTCGTTCAGTCATCGTGACAAGGCCTACCACCTGGAGAATAACCTGGGCTACTACAACCCCTTGGATATGTTGGATTTGAACATTTCCATCCTGCCCAATGACTCCAACTTCCGCTACGCGATCTTTGCCCGCAACTTGTTGGATGAGGTGAATATCACCAACGACGCGCTGCTGCCAGATATTCCCAGTTTTGGTGGCGACGGCCCTGATGGCCCGCGCCCCGTGCCAACCTATAGCTCCTTCAATGAAGGGCGGGTGATCGGTGTGGAAGTACGCTATCAGTTTTGA
- a CDS encoding SDR family NAD(P)-dependent oxidoreductase, producing MTGTNVTKSLDQSSVLIVGGTSGVGLATAMEFASAGATRITLVGRSVERGETALAALKGKFSELHAEFISADANNPDEAMRVVAQCLEMQGGLDVLVNTTSAAYVPKLLFNMDINDVPQILNQQALAPLLMSRAALPHMREQKFGVIINIASDAAKVPTPGETVLGAAMAAICLFSRTLAIEGKRDGIRVNAVTPSLINGTTVYDRVMDDPFSAKLFANAAKLASLGVAEPEDLASLIVFLASPAARRITGQAVSVNGGISAA from the coding sequence ATGACAGGAACGAATGTGACAAAGAGCCTCGATCAGTCCTCTGTGCTGATTGTTGGCGGTACCTCTGGTGTCGGTTTGGCAACTGCGATGGAGTTTGCCTCCGCCGGCGCAACCAGAATTACCCTGGTGGGTCGCAGTGTGGAGCGCGGCGAAACCGCCCTCGCCGCGTTGAAGGGGAAATTTAGCGAACTCCATGCAGAGTTTATCTCAGCGGATGCCAATAACCCGGATGAGGCCATGCGCGTGGTGGCCCAATGTCTTGAGATGCAGGGTGGGCTCGACGTGCTGGTGAATACCACCTCCGCGGCCTATGTGCCCAAGCTGCTGTTCAATATGGACATTAACGATGTTCCCCAGATTCTTAATCAACAGGCCTTGGCGCCGCTGTTAATGAGCCGTGCGGCGCTGCCCCACATGCGCGAGCAGAAATTCGGCGTCATTATCAACATCGCCTCCGACGCAGCCAAAGTGCCAACACCGGGAGAAACGGTGTTAGGTGCAGCGATGGCGGCAATTTGTCTGTTCAGTCGGACCTTGGCGATTGAGGGCAAGCGTGACGGCATCCGGGTCAACGCGGTCACCCCTTCGCTAATTAATGGCACTACGGTTTATGACCGAGTGATGGATGATCCCTTCAGCGCCAAGCTGTTTGCCAACGCAGCCAAATTGGCGAGCCTGGGTGTGGCGGAGCCCGAAGATCTTGCCAGCCTGATTGTTTTTCTGGCGAGTCCTGCGGCGCGCCGCATTACCGGGCAGGCGGTGAGTGTGAATGGTGGAATCTCTGCGGCTTAG
- a CDS encoding iron-containing alcohol dehydrogenase: MSSTGYFQYLMRATVHCAVGASIRLPSLFSGMGAKRVLIISDAGLRDVGIVDAVVEIFNANGRGSKPAVAGVYTDISADAEVKSINAAVQFAREVGADSILALGGGSVLDAAKGVKYCLQNKLQDVADAIKSGIKMELWPDVKPSDIPHIAVPTTAGTGAEVTPAAVIYNADAGFKGVLMSPYLDADMAVLDAKLTEKLPAAITIATAMDALTHSLEAIASPTANHFTDAHALRAGQLIEENLPRVIENPGDLNARSALLQASTMACDAVSNSLNVAYVHNISHALGGKYRIPHGEANGVLLPFVLEHMAPFYRDKQQRMAQALNIFSADVGDYLTLTVDRIRLLQQQVGFAPTFTRHSIPKEEAAQIVVAVQQDPMGGMAMLPEDKILAIVGAAAGWV, encoded by the coding sequence ATGTCATCTACGGGATATTTTCAATATTTAATGCGTGCCACGGTTCATTGCGCGGTAGGTGCGTCGATTCGACTGCCGTCGCTGTTTTCCGGAATGGGCGCGAAGCGGGTTCTGATTATCAGTGATGCAGGTTTGCGTGACGTTGGAATAGTCGATGCTGTCGTCGAAATTTTCAACGCCAACGGTCGCGGTAGCAAGCCGGCGGTGGCTGGCGTGTATACCGATATCAGCGCCGATGCAGAAGTAAAGTCAATAAACGCGGCGGTGCAATTCGCTAGAGAAGTTGGCGCTGATAGTATTCTTGCGCTGGGTGGAGGGAGTGTCTTAGATGCTGCAAAAGGAGTTAAATATTGTCTCCAAAACAAACTTCAGGATGTTGCCGACGCGATAAAAAGTGGTATAAAAATGGAGCTTTGGCCGGACGTAAAACCATCGGATATTCCTCATATTGCTGTTCCCACGACTGCAGGAACCGGAGCAGAAGTGACCCCCGCGGCAGTTATCTACAATGCTGATGCGGGCTTTAAAGGGGTTCTGATGTCGCCATATCTCGATGCTGATATGGCGGTTCTGGATGCAAAACTTACCGAGAAGTTGCCTGCGGCCATCACCATTGCCACTGCAATGGATGCGCTTACCCACTCGCTGGAGGCGATTGCTTCACCTACAGCTAACCATTTCACCGATGCCCACGCGCTACGAGCAGGGCAGTTGATTGAAGAAAATTTGCCCCGCGTTATTGAAAATCCAGGTGATTTGAACGCTCGGTCGGCACTGCTTCAGGCAAGCACCATGGCATGTGATGCCGTCTCCAACAGTCTGAATGTCGCTTATGTTCATAATATTTCTCATGCCTTGGGCGGCAAGTATCGTATTCCTCATGGAGAGGCGAATGGGGTGCTGCTGCCTTTCGTGCTGGAACATATGGCGCCGTTCTATCGCGACAAGCAACAGCGTATGGCTCAGGCTCTGAATATTTTCTCAGCCGACGTTGGCGATTATCTAACCTTGACAGTGGATCGCATTCGGCTGTTACAGCAGCAAGTAGGGTTCGCGCCCACCTTTACGCGCCACTCGATACCAAAAGAGGAAGCCGCGCAGATTGTTGTTGCGGTGCAGCAGGATCCGATGGGCGGAATGG
- a CDS encoding NAD(P)H-dependent flavin oxidoreductase → MSLPEFITKNLRLPAMAAPMFIASTPQLVVEQCKAGMIGSIPALNARPQSQLDEWITYIKDELAKYDAENPDKPAAPFAINQISHPSNDRLMGDLEIIAKHKVPIVIVSLYVAPQICEVVHSYGGMVFNDIISNRQAKKSVEGGVDGLIAVAAGAGGHTGNVSPFALVSEIREWWDGPLALSGCIATGQNILAALATSADLAYIGSPFLATPEANAVPEYKAMVVASEAKDIITSDAFSGVPANFLVGSITRAGLDPKNLKRDEDKAIDISEKSQSFNTWKDIWGCGQGVGVVKEIRPTAELIADWITQYEIAKATFKARL, encoded by the coding sequence ATGTCACTGCCCGAATTTATCACCAAAAACCTGCGCCTGCCCGCGATGGCGGCGCCAATGTTTATCGCCTCAACACCCCAGTTAGTGGTGGAGCAATGCAAGGCCGGGATGATTGGCTCTATCCCCGCACTGAACGCTCGACCCCAAAGCCAGCTGGACGAATGGATTACCTACATAAAGGATGAACTGGCTAAGTACGATGCCGAGAACCCGGATAAGCCCGCAGCGCCCTTTGCCATCAACCAGATTTCCCACCCCAGCAATGACCGCTTGATGGGCGATTTGGAGATCATCGCCAAACACAAAGTCCCCATCGTGATTGTCAGCCTCTACGTAGCGCCACAAATCTGCGAGGTGGTGCATAGCTACGGCGGCATGGTCTTCAACGACATTATTTCCAATCGCCAGGCGAAAAAATCGGTTGAGGGTGGGGTCGACGGATTAATTGCCGTGGCCGCCGGCGCCGGTGGCCACACCGGCAACGTCTCCCCTTTCGCCTTAGTTTCCGAGATTCGGGAGTGGTGGGACGGCCCGCTTGCGCTGTCCGGCTGCATAGCCACAGGACAGAACATACTGGCCGCGCTGGCCACCAGCGCCGATCTGGCCTACATCGGCTCCCCCTTTCTGGCGACCCCGGAAGCCAATGCCGTGCCCGAATACAAAGCCATGGTAGTAGCCAGCGAAGCCAAGGACATTATCACCTCCGATGCCTTCAGCGGCGTGCCGGCCAATTTTCTAGTTGGGTCCATTACCCGGGCGGGACTGGACCCGAAGAACTTGAAGCGGGACGAAGATAAAGCCATTGATATCAGCGAGAAGAGCCAGAGCTTCAATACCTGGAAAGATATCTGGGGCTGCGGTCAGGGCGTGGGCGTCGTCAAAGAAATTCGCCCCACCGCCGAATTGATCGCCGACTGGATAACCCAGTATGAGATCGCGAAGGCGACGTTTAAGGCACGGCTGTAG
- a CDS encoding class I adenylate-forming enzyme family protein has product MTNEMRLTQSYWPADTSEPLWRKTAGDLLREAARTCPGRVALVEGVADIHQRRRWTYAELLQTAEALAGAMLSEFAPGDRVAIVAPNCAEWILLQHGMSLAGIVLVSINPAYGEQELDVILSRCGAKGVFYAPEYRGRNLQAILEGLGKRLGFSSAPIEDLAGYCQSRPNRGELPEVAPEATLQIQFTSGTTGIPKGALLHHLGAVNTSRFVAARAGFPEGGVWVNAMPMFHIAGTVVTSLGTLTRKGTYVIVPGFEPELILDLFETEKGNASLLVPTMILAMMSSPSFGKRNLSSVTTILTGAADVPKELVYRTKEAFDCNLIILFGQTEVNGVVSQTRISDSAEDQSSTLGSPLPQAEVCIRNVDTGEIQPIGEPGEICVRGYQNMHGYFRDEEATRETITEEGWLRTGDSGVMDERGYMKIAGRLKDMIIRGGMNIYPREIEEVLFNHPAVAQASVIGLPDDYWGEIIAAVIILEEGCHRPDFDELFAYSRKQLSAHKSPIKWAVVESFPLTPSGKVQKFLLREWVNSGKLMLEEIDKCAAKNKNAGLC; this is encoded by the coding sequence GTGACGAATGAAATGCGCCTAACGCAATCTTATTGGCCCGCCGATACCTCGGAGCCCTTGTGGCGTAAAACCGCAGGTGATTTGCTGAGGGAGGCGGCGCGAACGTGTCCCGGCCGGGTGGCCCTGGTGGAAGGCGTTGCCGACATCCATCAACGCCGCCGCTGGACGTATGCGGAATTGTTACAAACTGCCGAGGCGCTTGCCGGAGCGATGCTCTCCGAGTTTGCGCCGGGTGACCGGGTGGCGATTGTGGCGCCCAACTGCGCCGAGTGGATTCTGTTGCAGCATGGGATGAGTCTGGCGGGGATTGTGCTGGTGTCTATTAATCCCGCCTATGGCGAGCAGGAGCTTGACGTCATTCTGAGTCGCTGCGGTGCGAAGGGAGTGTTTTACGCGCCCGAGTATCGCGGCCGAAATCTGCAGGCCATCCTTGAAGGACTGGGCAAGCGCCTTGGATTTAGCAGTGCGCCGATTGAGGACCTGGCGGGCTATTGTCAATCTCGTCCCAATCGGGGCGAGCTACCTGAGGTGGCTCCGGAGGCGACCCTGCAAATTCAGTTTACCTCGGGCACCACCGGCATCCCTAAAGGCGCCTTGCTGCATCACCTGGGGGCGGTGAATACCTCTAGGTTTGTTGCTGCCCGGGCGGGCTTCCCTGAGGGCGGAGTCTGGGTAAACGCCATGCCGATGTTCCACATTGCTGGCACCGTCGTGACCTCGTTGGGTACGCTTACCCGAAAAGGCACCTACGTGATTGTGCCTGGCTTTGAGCCCGAGCTGATTCTGGATTTGTTTGAAACCGAGAAGGGCAACGCGTCTTTGTTGGTACCCACCATGATACTGGCGATGATGAGTAGTCCTTCATTCGGCAAACGGAATCTGTCATCGGTAACCACCATTCTTACCGGCGCGGCGGATGTACCCAAAGAACTGGTGTACCGCACCAAAGAGGCCTTTGACTGCAACCTGATTATTCTGTTTGGCCAAACAGAGGTTAACGGTGTGGTCAGTCAAACCCGGATCAGCGATAGCGCCGAAGACCAAAGCTCCACCTTAGGCAGCCCCTTGCCCCAGGCCGAAGTCTGTATCCGCAATGTCGATACCGGCGAAATTCAGCCCATCGGGGAGCCTGGCGAGATCTGCGTGCGTGGCTATCAGAATATGCACGGTTATTTTCGCGACGAAGAAGCTACTCGTGAAACCATTACCGAAGAGGGTTGGCTGCGCACGGGAGATTCAGGTGTGATGGATGAGCGTGGATATATGAAAATTGCTGGCCGTCTAAAAGATATGATTATCCGCGGCGGCATGAATATCTATCCTCGAGAAATTGAGGAGGTGTTGTTTAATCACCCGGCGGTGGCCCAGGCGAGCGTTATAGGTCTGCCTGACGACTATTGGGGTGAAATTATTGCTGCGGTCATTATCCTCGAAGAGGGCTGCCATCGTCCTGATTTCGACGAGCTATTTGCCTATAGCCGTAAGCAATTATCGGCTCATAAATCGCCAATCAAATGGGCCGTAGTTGAGAGCTTTCCTCTGACCCCCTCCGGCAAGGTGCAGAAGTTTCTGCTGAGGGAATGGGTTAACTCTGGCAAGTTGATGCTGGAAGAAATTGATAAATGTGCAGCAAAAAATAAAAATGCGGGGCTCTGCTAA
- a CDS encoding aldehyde dehydrogenase family protein encodes MNNKWQNLIAGEWREPLSASYMSVISPVNGQVVTEIPKSDEGDVNDAVAAARAAFESAAWREITIEDRSNILTAIAHAIGANAVELAKLDVDCCGGTITRLSSFDVPAAIDIFMFYANAVMSYPFVQHGAGRPLPELWHAEIFKEPVGVCGLITAWNAPLLLLAMKLAPALAAGCTVVVKPSELTPTSALRLAEIVADILPPGVVNVVTGEGSVVGEAMSLHPGIDKISFTGSTRIGERIQRNGSTTTKRVALELGGKGAGIVMPDADLDLTIQGAAFGVLLNTGQACESGTRLLVHKDMYQSFTARLAEFMSGFKSGNPYNPDTGIGAVSSKAHLDKILAYVASARDEGASILCGGHAEVVEGCESGFYMQPTVIANASNDMTVAKEEIFGPVITVIPYSTIDEAVNIANDTCYGLSAGIWTGDIAGAQSLARRLDAGSVWINDWHMIRSDLPFGGYKRSGIGREMGFSGLEAYLETKVVTTSFERDPRKKALHSVVLK; translated from the coding sequence ATGAATAACAAGTGGCAAAATCTTATTGCAGGAGAGTGGCGTGAGCCACTCAGTGCTTCATACATGAGTGTGATCAGTCCGGTAAATGGTCAGGTAGTCACGGAAATACCTAAATCGGATGAGGGCGACGTAAACGATGCTGTCGCTGCAGCGCGGGCGGCCTTTGAAAGTGCCGCGTGGCGGGAAATCACAATTGAAGATCGATCAAACATTCTTACCGCAATAGCGCATGCCATCGGCGCCAATGCCGTCGAACTTGCTAAATTGGATGTGGATTGCTGTGGGGGAACTATCACTCGATTGAGCTCCTTTGATGTGCCCGCGGCTATCGACATCTTTATGTTTTATGCCAATGCTGTAATGAGCTACCCCTTTGTTCAGCACGGTGCAGGCAGGCCGTTGCCAGAGCTTTGGCACGCTGAAATTTTCAAAGAGCCGGTCGGTGTCTGCGGTCTGATCACGGCCTGGAATGCGCCTCTGTTGTTGTTGGCGATGAAGCTTGCGCCAGCCCTGGCCGCGGGGTGTACGGTGGTGGTGAAGCCCTCCGAGCTAACGCCGACTTCTGCTCTGCGTTTGGCAGAAATTGTGGCTGACATTCTTCCCCCTGGGGTTGTCAATGTGGTCACCGGGGAGGGCTCTGTGGTGGGCGAGGCAATGTCCCTCCACCCCGGAATCGATAAGATTTCGTTTACGGGCTCCACTCGAATTGGTGAGCGTATCCAACGGAATGGTTCCACCACAACAAAACGTGTAGCACTTGAGTTGGGCGGTAAAGGCGCGGGCATTGTTATGCCGGATGCCGATCTGGATCTTACGATTCAGGGGGCGGCTTTTGGTGTGTTGCTAAATACCGGGCAGGCTTGCGAGTCGGGCACCCGTTTGTTGGTACACAAGGATATGTATCAATCATTTACGGCGCGCTTGGCTGAATTTATGTCGGGCTTCAAAAGTGGTAATCCCTACAATCCGGACACGGGCATTGGAGCTGTGTCATCCAAAGCGCATCTGGACAAAATTCTGGCGTATGTGGCGTCTGCCCGCGATGAGGGTGCCTCAATCCTGTGTGGTGGGCATGCGGAGGTTGTTGAAGGCTGTGAATCTGGCTTTTATATGCAGCCCACGGTGATAGCCAACGCAAGTAATGACATGACTGTTGCGAAAGAAGAAATTTTTGGCCCGGTCATCACCGTTATTCCCTATTCAACTATCGATGAGGCAGTGAATATTGCCAATGATACTTGCTATGGACTGTCAGCAGGTATTTGGACTGGCGATATTGCCGGCGCGCAATCGTTGGCGCGCCGCCTTGATGCTGGATCGGTGTGGATAAATGATTGGCACATGATTCGATCCGATCTTCCTTTTGGCGGTTATAAGCGCAGTGGTATTGGTAGGGAAATGGGCTTTAGTGGATTAGAGGCTTACCTTGAAACCAAAGTGGTAACGACCTCATTTGAACGTGACCCTCGGAAAAAGGCCCTGCATTCGGTCGTGCTGAAATAG
- a CDS encoding LysR family transcriptional regulator encodes MNPSKLKHVVAVDRFGSFTAAAKAVYLTQSALTKSVAEIEAELGFSLFERHAKGVHATTEGRAFIDRAARIVADIDQLAADAKAGRQLSDSRLRVGVCPPSLVSLLNLALPKLLASYPRVRIEQTAGWIEQSIQHLNNRDIDLLVGPAPQLQQHPQLKTHSLEAFGICFFVRKDHPLCRQPELDIADLQRFPMALADKSVATPTLMRQLFGAPEIPANQQLHIIGHFPSACKIVEATDTVGTVSTNYRKNLAFQQSFTILDIDTVDPIPLAIAHHDKWLPSPPMLALIEMLINEPHWVDALSGRLWK; translated from the coding sequence GTGAACCCGAGCAAGCTGAAGCACGTGGTGGCGGTAGATCGGTTTGGGTCGTTTACGGCCGCTGCCAAAGCGGTTTACCTGACCCAGTCGGCCCTGACCAAAAGCGTGGCTGAAATCGAAGCCGAGCTGGGCTTTTCGCTGTTCGAGCGGCACGCCAAAGGTGTTCACGCGACCACTGAGGGGCGGGCCTTTATCGACCGGGCCGCGCGTATTGTGGCGGATATCGATCAGCTTGCCGCCGATGCCAAGGCTGGCCGCCAATTGAGCGATTCCCGTCTGCGGGTCGGGGTGTGTCCGCCCTCGCTGGTGTCGCTGCTGAATCTGGCGCTGCCGAAGCTACTGGCAAGCTATCCTCGTGTACGAATAGAGCAGACCGCTGGTTGGATTGAGCAGAGCATTCAGCATTTGAACAACCGGGATATTGATCTGCTGGTGGGGCCGGCACCCCAGTTGCAGCAGCATCCCCAGCTCAAAACCCATTCGCTGGAAGCCTTCGGCATCTGCTTCTTTGTGCGCAAGGACCACCCGCTGTGTCGGCAGCCTGAACTCGATATTGCCGACCTGCAGCGTTTTCCAATGGCCCTGGCAGACAAGAGTGTGGCCACCCCAACCTTGATGCGCCAGTTGTTCGGCGCGCCGGAAATACCCGCCAATCAGCAATTGCACATCATTGGTCACTTTCCCTCTGCCTGCAAAATTGTGGAGGCAACCGATACTGTGGGGACGGTGAGCACCAACTACCGCAAAAATCTCGCCTTCCAGCAAAGTTTCACCATCTTGGACATCGATACGGTCGACCCGATTCCGCTGGCCATTGCCCACCATGACAAATGGCTACCGAGCCCGCCAATGCTTGCGTTGATTGAGATGCTGATAAACGAGCCCCATTGGGTGGACGCCCTGTCGGGGCGCCTCTGGAAATAG
- a CDS encoding acyl-CoA dehydrogenase family protein, giving the protein MLNRAIYTEEHQQFRESVKKMYAKELVPYVEQWEQEGIVSRAFWQACGENGMLLPDIPEQYGGMGLDFRFNAIILEETAMAGTTGPAFGVHNDIVAHYINNYGSEKVKQEWLPKMATGGAIGAICMSEPSTGSDLKEVRTKATPVEGGFVLNGSKTFITNGINADVAVIAARVGDDSGAKAISLFVTGCDQKGFIKGRKLDKVGNRSSDTAELFFEDLFIPAENMLGKQGDGFIYMMKELPQERLSIAISCQAAAQHAYDIAVGYVKERRAFGKAVFDFQNTKFVLANLKAQLQVGWAHLDACIEALVEKRLTTDEAAAAKLWHSELRCKVVDDCLQMFGGYGYIEEYEIARLWRDARVMRIYGGTSEIMKDLISRSI; this is encoded by the coding sequence ATGCTAAACCGCGCCATTTACACCGAAGAACACCAGCAGTTTCGCGAGAGCGTTAAGAAGATGTACGCCAAGGAGCTGGTGCCCTACGTTGAGCAATGGGAACAGGAGGGCATTGTCAGCCGGGCATTCTGGCAGGCTTGCGGCGAGAATGGCATGTTGCTGCCGGATATCCCGGAGCAGTACGGCGGCATGGGCCTGGACTTCCGTTTTAACGCCATCATTCTGGAAGAAACCGCCATGGCAGGCACCACCGGTCCCGCCTTTGGTGTGCACAACGACATCGTCGCCCATTACATCAACAACTACGGCAGCGAAAAGGTGAAGCAGGAATGGCTGCCGAAAATGGCCACCGGCGGAGCCATCGGCGCCATCTGTATGAGCGAACCCAGCACCGGTAGCGATTTGAAAGAAGTGCGCACCAAGGCCACTCCGGTAGAAGGCGGCTTCGTGCTAAACGGTTCCAAGACCTTTATCACCAACGGCATCAATGCCGACGTGGCTGTAATTGCCGCCCGGGTGGGTGACGACAGCGGTGCCAAGGCGATCTCCCTGTTTGTCACCGGCTGCGACCAAAAGGGCTTTATCAAAGGCCGCAAGCTGGACAAGGTGGGCAACCGCTCTTCTGATACCGCCGAGCTGTTCTTTGAAGACCTGTTTATTCCCGCCGAAAACATGCTCGGCAAACAGGGCGACGGCTTTATTTACATGATGAAGGAGCTACCCCAGGAGCGCTTGTCCATCGCCATTTCCTGCCAGGCCGCCGCCCAGCATGCCTACGATATTGCGGTGGGTTATGTGAAAGAGCGTCGCGCGTTTGGCAAAGCGGTGTTCGACTTTCAAAACACCAAGTTCGTGCTGGCGAACCTGAAAGCGCAATTGCAGGTCGGCTGGGCTCACCTGGACGCCTGTATTGAAGCGCTGGTCGAAAAGCGCCTCACCACCGATGAAGCGGCAGCCGCCAAGCTCTGGCACAGCGAGCTGCGCTGCAAGGTGGTGGATGACTGCCTGCAAATGTTTGGTGGCTACGGGTACATCGAAGAATATGAAATCGCTCGTCTGTGGCGGGACGCTCGGGTGATGCGCATTTACGGCGGCACTTCAGAAATCATGAAAGACCTGATCAGTCGTTCAATCTAA